One stretch of Gadus macrocephalus chromosome 12, ASM3116895v1 DNA includes these proteins:
- the ctdspl3 gene encoding CTD small phosphatase-like protein 3 encodes MRLRSRRPVVDPQKRKNDEERCSRANRRSQLTRTKEPTPRKIITLACEVTVDACSPVGVDAGSPEVIDSVRREGVDPVCPGSDDEVPMATRRPRGRKRAIAVEDVGARGKEPGFTTPVRPLTQRCLSLMKPERSRPRSSASGSFYSPLSRFLTPSKENSSSPSEDRDIVMSPERFVFGYGAMGPLAGEEDAEDVFSPFTFIKNIPARSEQYKPSLRDIPPKMRSTPNGTLVLDLDETLLFSSLNVIENADCTFNTTFQDHQYKVYVVLRPHVKDFLKAMAKVYEMFVYTSAKKAYAEKLLDILDPQRKLFRHRLYQEHCTCVMGHYIKDLNMLERDPSKTVILDNAPHTYPYQLMNTVPIKSWSGEQDDRELQRLVHYMEKLSSAVDFRDVLKRRKDHIHRLLSED; translated from the exons ATGAGGCTGAGGTCTCGACGCCCGGTTGTCGACCCGCAGAAGAGGAAGAACGACGAGGAGCGCTGCTCCAGAGCCAACAGAAGGTCGCAGCTGACCCGCACTAAAGAGCCCACTCCGAGGAAGATCATAACC CTCGCCTGCGAGGTGACGGTTGACGCATGCAGCCCCGTCGGCGTCGACGCCGGTAGCCCCGAGGTGATTGATTCGGTCCGCCGCGAGGGGGTCGATCCGGTCTGCCCCGGGTCCGACGATGAGGTTCCCATGGCCACGAGGCGGCCCCGAGGGAGGAAGCGAGCCATCGCCGTCGAGGACGTCGGCGCACGAGGCAAAG AGCCGGGCTTCACCACGCCCGTCAGACCGCTCACCCAGCGCTGCCTGTCGCTGATGAAGCCAGAGCGGAGCCGGCCCCGGAGCTCCGCGTCCGGGAGCTTCTACTCGCCCCTGTCCCGTTTCCTCACGCCCAGCAAAGAGA ACAGCAGCAGTCCCAGTGAGGACCGGGACATCGTGATGAGTCCAGAGCGCTTCGTGTTCGGCTACGGGGCCATGGGTCCGCTGGCCGGGGAGGAGGACGCCGAAGACGTCTTCAGCCC cttcACCTTCATCAAGAACATCCCAGCCCGCTCGGAACAGTACAAGCCCAGCCTCCGCGACATCCCCCCCAAGATGAGGAGCACGCCCAACGGCACCTTAGTGCTGGACCTG GATGAGACGCTCCTCTTCAGCTCGCTGAATGTGATCGAGAACGCAGACTGTACCTTCAACACCACCTTCCAGGACCACCAGTACAAG gTCTACGTGGTGCTCCGTCCGCACGTCAAGGACTTCCTAAAAGCGATGGCCAAAGTCTACGAG ATGTTCGTTTACACGTCTGCCAAGAAGGCGTACGCAGAGAAGCTGCTGGACATTCTGGACCCTCAGAGGAAACTGTTTCG CCATCGGCTGTACCAGGAGCATTGCACCTGCGTGATGGGCCACTACATCAAGGACCTCAACATGCTGGAGCGGGACCCCAGCAAGACGGTGATCCTGGACAACGCTCCCCACACCTACCCCTACCAA CTGATGAACACGGTTCCCATCAAGAGCTGGAGCGGGGAGCAGGACGACCGCGAGCTGCAGAGGCTGGTCCACTACATGGAGAAGCTGTCGTCAGCG GTCGACTTCCGGGACGTTCTGAAGAGACGGAAGGACCACATCCATCGGCTGTTGTCCGAAGACTGA
- the LOC132469515 gene encoding LOW QUALITY PROTEIN: transmembrane protein 79-like (The sequence of the model RefSeq protein was modified relative to this genomic sequence to represent the inferred CDS: deleted 1 base in 1 codon), which produces MSSTGRPSAHPQDGAEIDSVKESISDIINQLQDIDPARLSFSPFLDLDTQISLAPVSDSPESSVEELHSSPHSVTGSQRSLEPGTGPSADTHRDDDSRPDDSGTTRREQGVPEGGGDLSSAVATTAHTLEDASENRVVASSPPSPSPPSAPLAEDLPNGTDPARRARQPPPPLRPHPRPQHPPPAGEGRPLLDAAPDTVELAVWTESGGRGQGCDEVVVATDALPPGGRRCCRRGGRAPALGAAVASLVCAAGILYALYFHVPLKAPRCPDLGSRLVFTLGCCLVASLPVLLAMLSGWVCQFCSGSLEGP; this is translated from the exons ATGAGCTCCACGGGGCGTCCGTCTGCTCACCCGCAGGACGGGGCAGAGATCGACAGCGTCAAGGAGTCCATCAGTGACATCATCAACCAGCTGCAGGACATCGACCCGGCGcggctctccttctcccccttcctGGACCTGGACACCCAGATCTCGCTGGCGCCCGTGTCGGACAGCCCCGAGTCCTCGGTGGAGGAGCTCCACTCCTCACCCCACTCCGTGACCGGGTCGCAGCGGTCACTGGAACCCGGGACCGGACCCTCAGCCGATACGCACAGAG ACGACGACAGCCGGCCAGACGACAGCGGGACGACGCGTCGGGAACAGGGAgtaccggagggggggggggatctttcCAGCGCCGTTGCCACGACGGCGCACACTTTGGAAGACGCCTCGGAAAACCGCGTCGTcgcttcctcccccccctccccttcccccccctccgcccccctcgcCGAAGACCTCCCCAACGGGACGGACCCGGCGCGGCGGGCCCgccaacccccgccccccctccgcccgcacccccgcccccagcacccc ccccccgccggcgaGGGCCGCCCCCTGCTCGACGCGGCCCCCGACACCGTGGAGCTGGCCGTCTGGACGGAGTCGGGGGGGCGCGGCCAGGGCTGCGACGAGGTCGTCGTGGCGACGGACGCGTTGCCGCCGGGAGGCCGGCGCTGCTGCCGCCGGGGGGGCCGGGCCCCCGCCCTGGGCGCCGCCGTGGCCTCGCTGGTGTGCGCCGCGGGGATCCTCTATGCACTCTATTTCCACGTCCCCCTCAAGGCCCCGCGCTGCCCCGACCTGGGCAGCCGCCTCGTCTTCACCCTGGGCTGCTGCCTGGTGGCCTCCCTGCCCGTCCTGCTAG CGATGCTCTCCGGCTGGGTCTGCCAGTTCTGCAGCGGCTCTCTGGAGGGGCCC